A single genomic interval of Acetobacteroides hydrogenigenes harbors:
- the nuoH gene encoding NADH-quinone oxidoreductase subunit NuoH, which yields MLLTITLADIIHSIDTWLNQTLSPNLALAAELVLGGLAIIGLVIVMAIVMVYAERKIAGFMQMRYGPNRVGKWGSLQAVADVLKLFMKECLTPKNADKLMFAIAPFLVTAVSFMTFAPMSFAPGVQFWDINIGVFYIASVSSLSVIGILMAGWASNNKYALLGAMRSGAQIVSYELSSGLSLITIVLMVGSLSVKDIIMSQGDLWWIFKGHIPAVVAFVVYIIASTAELNRAPFDLAEAEQELTAGFHTEYSGMQFAMFFLSEYCNLFVLSMLAATVFLGGWMPFHIPGLEVFNHLMDYIPGVVWFFGKTFAIIFLIMWFRWTFPRLRIDQLLKLEWKYLLPVSIVNMVIAAIITLMNWFL from the coding sequence ATGTTACTAACAATCACACTAGCAGATATCATCCATTCGATTGATACTTGGCTCAACCAAACCCTAAGCCCCAATCTCGCGCTAGCGGCCGAGCTGGTGCTAGGTGGATTAGCCATTATCGGTTTGGTAATCGTAATGGCAATCGTAATGGTTTACGCCGAGCGTAAGATTGCCGGATTTATGCAGATGCGCTACGGTCCAAACCGCGTTGGAAAATGGGGATCGCTTCAGGCTGTGGCAGATGTGCTTAAACTCTTTATGAAGGAGTGCCTTACGCCCAAGAATGCCGATAAGCTCATGTTTGCCATTGCTCCATTCTTGGTTACAGCCGTAAGCTTTATGACCTTTGCACCGATGTCGTTTGCTCCAGGCGTTCAGTTCTGGGATATCAACATTGGCGTATTCTACATTGCCTCAGTAAGCTCACTTTCGGTAATTGGTATTCTAATGGCAGGTTGGGCATCCAACAACAAGTACGCACTACTTGGTGCTATGCGTAGTGGTGCACAAATCGTGAGCTACGAGCTATCATCAGGCCTTTCGCTGATTACCATCGTACTTATGGTAGGTAGTCTTAGCGTTAAGGATATCATTATGAGTCAGGGCGACCTATGGTGGATATTTAAGGGTCACATCCCTGCTGTTGTAGCCTTTGTGGTGTACATTATCGCAAGTACTGCCGAGCTAAACCGTGCACCTTTCGACCTTGCTGAAGCTGAGCAGGAGCTAACCGCCGGATTCCATACCGAGTATTCGGGAATGCAATTCGCCATGTTCTTCCTCTCGGAATACTGCAACCTGTTTGTGCTATCCATGCTTGCCGCTACCGTCTTCCTTGGCGGATGGATGCCGTTCCATATTCCAGGTCTCGAAGTATTCAATCACCTGATGGACTACATCCCCGGTGTAGTTTGGTTCTTTGGCAAAACGTTTGCCATTATCTTCCTAATCATGTGGTTCCGTTGGACGTTCCCCCGCTTACGTATCGACCAGCTGCTGAAGCTCGAGTGGAAGTATCTGCTACCGGTTAGCATCGTTAACATGGTAATTGCGGCCATAATCACCCTTATGAACTGGTTCCTATAA
- a CDS encoding 4Fe-4S binding protein — protein sequence MKSIFNYYKSIFLALRSLWQGMKLTGYYFSHPKKMLVQPYPENRDTLVIPSRFKGNLTLIHDAENLHACTACGICEINCPNGTIKILSKMEEQEDGKKKKVLDKWVYHMGLCTFCGLCVDACPSDAIAFDNTFEHSAYKSTTLNKVLNNPGSKLKSTVK from the coding sequence ATGAAAAGCATATTCAACTACTATAAAAGCATATTCCTTGCACTTCGCTCGCTATGGCAAGGGATGAAGCTTACGGGCTACTACTTCTCGCATCCTAAAAAGATGCTGGTACAGCCTTACCCCGAAAACCGCGATACGCTGGTTATTCCTAGTCGCTTTAAGGGAAATCTTACGCTTATCCACGATGCTGAGAACCTTCACGCTTGTACGGCTTGCGGTATTTGCGAGATCAACTGTCCAAACGGTACCATTAAGATTCTATCTAAGATGGAGGAGCAGGAGGATGGTAAGAAGAAAAAGGTACTCGACAAGTGGGTGTACCACATGGGGCTTTGCACCTTTTGCGGCTTATGCGTAGATGCCTGTCCGAGCGATGCCATCGCCTTCGACAATACCTTTGAGCATAGCGCTTACAAGAGTACAACCCTCAACAAGGTGCTCAACAACCCTGGTTCTAAACTTAAATCGACCGTAAAATGA
- the nuoK gene encoding NADH-quinone oxidoreductase subunit NuoK — MEQIPITHFLVLSTLLFFIGIFGFFTRRNMITMLMSVELILNSVNINFVAFNKYLYPNQLEGVFFTLFVIAIAAAEVTVAIAIIINLYRKFNTVDMDEADTLKH; from the coding sequence ATGGAACAAATTCCAATAACACACTTTTTGGTGCTTAGCACCCTGCTGTTTTTTATCGGGATTTTCGGCTTCTTCACCCGCCGCAACATGATCACCATGCTGATGTCGGTGGAGCTTATCCTTAACAGCGTTAACATCAACTTCGTTGCATTTAACAAGTACCTATATCCCAATCAGCTCGAGGGCGTATTCTTTACCCTTTTCGTAATTGCCATTGCGGCAGCCGAGGTTACGGTGGCCATCGCCATCATCATTAACCTCTACCGCAAGTTCAATACGGTTGATATGGACGAGGCTGATACCCTAAAACACTAA
- a CDS encoding NADH-quinone oxidoreductase subunit J family protein: protein MSAESIIFYILASLAVTFGALTVFSQKVFRSAIYLLFTMVSIAGIYFLMNMEFIAGLQILIYVGGIVVLIIFSIFLTHQSGKKLPSSKRSNLFWGGLLSVAGLLLTLGVALSHDFPQDSQENIDASVKTIGLQMLDYTNHGYALLFEVISFLLLAALVGSIAIAIKEKNE, encoded by the coding sequence ATGAGCGCAGAGTCTATAATATTCTACATTTTGGCGTCACTTGCAGTTACCTTTGGTGCACTAACCGTGTTTTCCCAAAAGGTTTTTCGATCGGCAATATATCTGCTTTTCACCATGGTAAGCATTGCCGGCATCTACTTTCTAATGAACATGGAGTTTATTGCCGGACTGCAAATCCTGATTTACGTGGGAGGTATCGTGGTGCTCATCATCTTTTCGATATTCCTCACTCACCAATCGGGGAAGAAGCTGCCATCGAGCAAACGTAGCAACCTATTTTGGGGTGGACTTCTTAGCGTAGCAGGACTTCTGCTTACCCTTGGAGTAGCGCTATCGCATGATTTTCCACAGGATAGCCAAGAGAATATAGATGCTTCGGTAAAGACAATTGGCTTGCAGATGCTCGACTATACAAACCACGGATACGCACTGCTCTTCGAGGTGATTAGCTTCCTGCTTCTTGCCGCGCTGGTTGGTAGCATTGCCATCGCCATTAAAGAAAAAAACGAGTAA